In one window of Gossypium hirsutum isolate 1008001.06 chromosome A01, Gossypium_hirsutum_v2.1, whole genome shotgun sequence DNA:
- the LOC107917819 gene encoding 65-kDa microtubule-associated protein 1 isoform X2 — protein MAVTEAENPLVGEITCGSLLQKLQEIWDEVGESDEERDKMLLQIEQECLDVYKRKVEQAAKSRAQLLQALSDAKLELSTLVSALGDKSFISIPETTLGTINEQLAAIAPALEQLLKQKEERGAPAVDESDLSLKKLNEYQVKLQELQKEKSDRLHKVLEFVSTVHDLCAVLGMDFLSTITEVHPSLDDATGVQSKSISNDTLLRLAETVSALNEDKKQRLHKLQELATQLIDLWNLMDTPEEERILLDHVTCHTSASVDGVTVPGALALDLIEQAEVEVERLDQLKASRMKEIAFKKQVELEEIFACAHIEIDPEAAREKIMALIDSGNVEPTELLADMDNQIAKAKEEVLSRKEILDRVEKWMSACEEESWLEDYNRDENRYNSSRGAHLNLKRAEKARILVNKIPGMVDTLVAKTRAWEEDRGISFSYDGVPLLAMLDEYAMLRQEREEEKRKLRDQKKYGEQQNTEQEAIFGSKPSPARPSGTKKVVGPRANGGTNGTPSRRLSLNATQNGSRSATKDGKRDSMKLAAPANFVAISKEDAASHVSGTDPVPASP, from the exons ATGGCAGTAACAGAGGCAGAAAATCCTCTTGTAGGAGAAATCACTTGCGGTTCTTTACTGCAGAAATTGCAG GAAATTTGGGATGAAGTTGGTGAAAGTGACGAAGAGAGAGACAAGATGCTTCTTCAGATAGAACAAGAATGCTTGGATGTATACAAGAGGAAGGTTGAACAGGCTGCAAAATCAAGAGCGCAACTTCTTCAGGCCTTGTCAGATGCTAAGCTTGAGCTTTCTACTCTTGTATCAGCTCTCGGGGACAAAAGTTTCATTAGCATT CCTGAGACGACATTGGGAACAATCAATGAACAACTTGCTGCTATTGCACCAGCACTCGAACAGCTGTTGAAACAGAAAGAGGAGAGAG GTGCTCCAGCAGTGGATGAGTCTGACTTGTCCCTGAAGAAGTTGAATGAATATCAAGTAAAGCTTCAAGAACTTCAAAAGGAGAAG AGTGATCGACTGCATAAAGTCCTTGAATTTGTCAGCACTGTGCATGATCTCTGTGCTGTCCTTGGAATGGACTTCTTGAGTACTATAACTGAAGTTCATCCGAGCTTAGATGACGCTACTGGTGTGCAGTCCAAAAGCATCAGCAATGACACGCTATTGAGGTTGGCCGAGACAGTCTCAGCTCTAAATGAAGATAAGAAACAGAGGCTTCATAAG CTTCAAGAGTTAGCAACTCAGCTAATTGATCTTTGGAATTTGATGGACACTCCTGAAGAAGAAAGAATATTATTAGACCATGTCACCTGCCACACCTCTGCATCAGTTGATGGAGTGACTGTTCCTGGTGCTCTTGCTCTGGATCTGATTGAGCAG GCGGAGGTTGAAGTTGAAAGGCTTGATCAGCTAAAAGCAAGCAGGATGAAGGAAATTGCCTTCAAAAAACAAGTGGAGCTTGAGGAGATATTTGCCTGTGCTCATATAGAGATAGATCCAGAGGCTGCTAGGGAGAAAATTATGGCTCTGATTGATTCTGGGAATGTTGAGCCTACTGAGTTACTAGCTGACATGGATAATCAGATAGCTAAAGCAAAAGAAGAAGTCCTTAGTAGAAAAGAAATATTGGATAGGGTTGAAAAATGGATGTCAGCTTGTGAAGAAGAAAGTTGGCTCGAAGACTACAATCGG GACGAGAACAGGTACAATTCAAGCAGGGGCGCACACTTAAACCTCAAGCGTGCCGAGAAAGCTCGCATTCTGGTCAACAAAATTCCAG GTATGGTTGACACTTTGGTTGCCAAAACTCGAGCTTGGGAAGAAGATCGCGGCATATCGTTTTCATATGACGGTGTTCCCCTCCTTGCTATGCTAGATGAATATGCCATGCTCAGgcaagaaagagaagaagaaaagcgAAAGCTTAGG GATCAGAAGAAGTACGGTGAGCAGCAAAACACGGAACAAGAAGCCATCTTCGGTTCAAAGCCAAGCCCTGCTCGACCATCTGGTACAAAGAAGGTGGTGGGTCCTCGAGCAAATGGAGGAACCAATGGAACCCCTAGCAGACGGTTGTCTCTAAATGCTACTCAAAATGGAAGCAGGTCTGCAACTAAAGATGGGAAGAGGGACAGCATGAAACTTGCAGCTCCTGCCAATTTCGTAGCGATATCAAAAGAGGACGCTGCCTCCCATGTATCGGGAACTGATCCAGTTCCAGCATCACCCTAA
- the LOC107917819 gene encoding 65-kDa microtubule-associated protein 1 isoform X1, translating into MAVTEAENPLVGEITCGSLLQKLQEIWDEVGESDEERDKMLLQIEQECLDVYKRKVEQAAKSRAQLLQALSDAKLELSTLVSALGDKSFISIPETTLGTINEQLAAIAPALEQLLKQKEERGKEFSDVQSQIQKICGEIAGNDSEQTGAPAVDESDLSLKKLNEYQVKLQELQKEKSDRLHKVLEFVSTVHDLCAVLGMDFLSTITEVHPSLDDATGVQSKSISNDTLLRLAETVSALNEDKKQRLHKLQELATQLIDLWNLMDTPEEERILLDHVTCHTSASVDGVTVPGALALDLIEQAEVEVERLDQLKASRMKEIAFKKQVELEEIFACAHIEIDPEAAREKIMALIDSGNVEPTELLADMDNQIAKAKEEVLSRKEILDRVEKWMSACEEESWLEDYNRDENRYNSSRGAHLNLKRAEKARILVNKIPGMVDTLVAKTRAWEEDRGISFSYDGVPLLAMLDEYAMLRQEREEEKRKLRDQKKYGEQQNTEQEAIFGSKPSPARPSGTKKVVGPRANGGTNGTPSRRLSLNATQNGSRSATKDGKRDSMKLAAPANFVAISKEDAASHVSGTDPVPASP; encoded by the exons ATGGCAGTAACAGAGGCAGAAAATCCTCTTGTAGGAGAAATCACTTGCGGTTCTTTACTGCAGAAATTGCAG GAAATTTGGGATGAAGTTGGTGAAAGTGACGAAGAGAGAGACAAGATGCTTCTTCAGATAGAACAAGAATGCTTGGATGTATACAAGAGGAAGGTTGAACAGGCTGCAAAATCAAGAGCGCAACTTCTTCAGGCCTTGTCAGATGCTAAGCTTGAGCTTTCTACTCTTGTATCAGCTCTCGGGGACAAAAGTTTCATTAGCATT CCTGAGACGACATTGGGAACAATCAATGAACAACTTGCTGCTATTGCACCAGCACTCGAACAGCTGTTGAAACAGAAAGAGGAGAGAGGTAAGGAATTTTCTGATGTACAGTCTCAGATTCAGAAGATATGTGGGGAAATTGCTGGGAATGACAGTGAGCAGACAGGTGCTCCAGCAGTGGATGAGTCTGACTTGTCCCTGAAGAAGTTGAATGAATATCAAGTAAAGCTTCAAGAACTTCAAAAGGAGAAG AGTGATCGACTGCATAAAGTCCTTGAATTTGTCAGCACTGTGCATGATCTCTGTGCTGTCCTTGGAATGGACTTCTTGAGTACTATAACTGAAGTTCATCCGAGCTTAGATGACGCTACTGGTGTGCAGTCCAAAAGCATCAGCAATGACACGCTATTGAGGTTGGCCGAGACAGTCTCAGCTCTAAATGAAGATAAGAAACAGAGGCTTCATAAG CTTCAAGAGTTAGCAACTCAGCTAATTGATCTTTGGAATTTGATGGACACTCCTGAAGAAGAAAGAATATTATTAGACCATGTCACCTGCCACACCTCTGCATCAGTTGATGGAGTGACTGTTCCTGGTGCTCTTGCTCTGGATCTGATTGAGCAG GCGGAGGTTGAAGTTGAAAGGCTTGATCAGCTAAAAGCAAGCAGGATGAAGGAAATTGCCTTCAAAAAACAAGTGGAGCTTGAGGAGATATTTGCCTGTGCTCATATAGAGATAGATCCAGAGGCTGCTAGGGAGAAAATTATGGCTCTGATTGATTCTGGGAATGTTGAGCCTACTGAGTTACTAGCTGACATGGATAATCAGATAGCTAAAGCAAAAGAAGAAGTCCTTAGTAGAAAAGAAATATTGGATAGGGTTGAAAAATGGATGTCAGCTTGTGAAGAAGAAAGTTGGCTCGAAGACTACAATCGG GACGAGAACAGGTACAATTCAAGCAGGGGCGCACACTTAAACCTCAAGCGTGCCGAGAAAGCTCGCATTCTGGTCAACAAAATTCCAG GTATGGTTGACACTTTGGTTGCCAAAACTCGAGCTTGGGAAGAAGATCGCGGCATATCGTTTTCATATGACGGTGTTCCCCTCCTTGCTATGCTAGATGAATATGCCATGCTCAGgcaagaaagagaagaagaaaagcgAAAGCTTAGG GATCAGAAGAAGTACGGTGAGCAGCAAAACACGGAACAAGAAGCCATCTTCGGTTCAAAGCCAAGCCCTGCTCGACCATCTGGTACAAAGAAGGTGGTGGGTCCTCGAGCAAATGGAGGAACCAATGGAACCCCTAGCAGACGGTTGTCTCTAAATGCTACTCAAAATGGAAGCAGGTCTGCAACTAAAGATGGGAAGAGGGACAGCATGAAACTTGCAGCTCCTGCCAATTTCGTAGCGATATCAAAAGAGGACGCTGCCTCCCATGTATCGGGAACTGATCCAGTTCCAGCATCACCCTAA
- the LOC107916632 gene encoding protein HOMOLOG OF MAMMALIAN LYST-INTERACTING PROTEIN 5 has translation MANENEPAKLLLPYLQRADELQKHEPLVAYYCRLYAMEKGLKIPVSERTKTTSALLVSLMKQLEKDKKSLTLGSEDNLYLEGFALNVFAKADKQDRAGRADLNTAKTFYAASIFFEIISQFGPLQPDLEQKQNYAAWKAADIRKALKEGRKPTCGPPNGDEDLSVLSSTHSGSYDHGPGELPVTSPRQDSDPSSQFHDEKNNQHHANIPSSTQFHDKIDRQHSFDILPSHPSFSPRSYPSHGQSFPQDPQRRFPSPPPSSKSEDPTYPHAYHHQPYSQEPQQHLPHNFPSIDVPPYSYPNFQSYPSFSESSLPSAPSHYPSYYQGAEISYTPQSASPTTSYPSTSQYSSTSRNETVSEPAPTMSQEHQYDSNYQPPPEKIAEAYKAARFAVGALAFDDVSVAIDYLKKSLELLTNPSASQ, from the exons ATGGCAAACGAGAATGAGCCAGCAAAACTGCTCTTACCGTACCTTCAACGAGCCGATGAGCTTCAAAAACACGAGCCTCTTGTCGCTTATTACT GTCGGTTGTATGCAATGGAAAAAGGATTGAAGATACCCGTCAGTGAGAGAACCAAAACTACCAGTGCTCTTCTTGTTTCTCTCATGAAACAGCTTGAAAAG GATAAGAAGTCATTGACGTTGGGATCTGAGGATAACTTGTATCTAGAGGGATTTGCCTTGAATGTCTTTGCAAAGGCGGACAAACAAGATCGTGCTGGACGAGCAGACTT GAATACAGCAAAGACATTTTATGCTGCCAGCATTTTCTTTGAGATTATTAGCCAGTTTGGTCCTCTTCAGCCTGAT CTTGAGCAGAAACAGAATTATGCTGCCTGGAAAGCTGCTGATATTAGGAAAGCTTTGAAAGAAGGAAGAAAGCCTACCTGTGGCCCTCCTAATGGTGACGAAGATTTGTCTGTTCTATCAAGTACACATAGCGGTTCATAT GATCATGGACCTGGTGAACTTCCAGTTACCAGTCCCAGGCAAGATTCTGATCCGTCATCACAGTTCCATGATGAAAAAAATAACCAGCACCATGCTAATATTCCATCGTCAACTCAGTTCCATGATAAGATTGACCGGCAGCATTCTTTCGATATTTTACCATCACATCCTTCATTTTCTCCTCGCAGTTACCCTTCTCATGGACAATCCTTTCCACAAGATCCCCAAAGACGCTTCCCTTCACCACCTCCCTCGAGCAAGTCCGAAGATCCTACATATCCCCATGCATACCACCATCAACCCTATTCACAAGAACCGCAacaacatttaccacataatttccCATCCATTGACGTTCCCCCATATTCATATCCTAATTTTCAGTCTTATCCAAGTTTCTCTGAGAGTAGTTTACCCTCTGCCCCATCTCACTATCCTTCTTACTATCAAGGTGCTGAGATTTCTTACACTCCCCAGTCTGCTTCTCCAACAACAAGCTATCCATCAACATCCCAATACTCTTCAACTAGCAGAAATGAGACAGTCTCAGAACCTGCACCAACTATGTCTCAAGAACACCAATATGACAGCAATTACCAGCCACCACCGGAGAAAATTGCTGAGGCATACAAGGCTGCACGGTTTGCGGTTGGAGCCTTAGCATTTGATGATGTGTCAGTTGCAATAGATTACTTAAAGAAGTCACTTGAATTGCTGACTAATCCATCAGCCAGTCAGTAA